A region of the Roseofilum capinflatum BLCC-M114 genome:
CGTCCACCGTCCCGTCCCTTTTTGACCGGCTGCATCTACAATCAGATCGATGACATGCTGGTTAGTATCGGGATCGATTTTGGTAAAGATATCCCTGGTAATCTCAATCAGAAAGGAATTGAGTTCCTCGGTTTCGTTCCATTCCTTAAACACTTCATGGAGTTCAGGATTGGTTAAACCGACCGCATTTTTGAGCAAATCATAAGCTTCAGCAATGAGTTGCATATCACCATACTCAATGCCATTGTGAACCATTTTCACATAATGGCCCGCTCCGCCCTTACCAATAAACGTAACACAAGGGCCATCATCCACTTGGGCCGCAATTTTGGTGACAATCGATTCCAATTCTTGGTAAGCGGCTGGGGTTCCCCCTGGCATTAAACTGGGGCCATTGAGCGCTCCTTCTTCACCGCCACTGACTCCCATGCCCACAAATCCTAGCTTACAGGCTTCGAGATCTTGAGTGCGCCGTTCCGTGTCTTCATAGAGAGAGTTGCCCCCATCGATAATCATATCTCCTTCATCGAGTAAGGGCTTGAGACTATCGATTACTGCATCAACGGGTTTACCCGCTTTTACCATAATCAAAATTTTGCGCGGGCGATCGAGTTTTTGCACAAATTCTTCTAGGGTTTGGGCCGCTAAGAAATTTTTGCCCTTGGCTCTGGTAGCCATAAACTCTTCCGTTTTGGCATAAGTGCGGTTATAAACCGTTACGGGAAATCCATTGCGTTCTACATTCAGGGCCAGGTTTTCACCCATAACCGCAAGGCCAATTAGACCAAAACTTGGCTGTGTCATAAGTTTATATACTTGTGTAAGCAACAATTGCTTGCTATAACAGCAAATTACCTACAAGGTTAGCCCGATCTGTAAAATAGTCCTGTAAAGAAGAGATTAAGTCTGGGCCATCACGGTAAAATGACCCTGTAGGCTGTAGACAGAGAATTAATAACAGAGGGTTCAGCAGACATGGCACAAATTCTGGCATTGGCCGTTGGTTTGGGAAGTTTTGCCTTTTATATGGCGTTCTTCTTTTTTCCAGAGGTTTATCGGCACAAAAGTGATTTTATCTGGAGTGGGTTAGGTTTTCTCTATGCTCTAACCCTCTGGTTCTGTGCTGGACGGTTTACGGGTGCGGTGATGCTCGGCCAAATGGCGGCTGTTCCCTTGCTGTTGTATCTGGGTTGGGAAACCTTAACGTTGCGTCGCCAGTTAACGCCTGCGGGACAACAAACGCCTGTGG
Encoded here:
- the gnd gene encoding decarboxylating NADP(+)-dependent phosphogluconate dehydrogenase, with the translated sequence MTQPSFGLIGLAVMGENLALNVERNGFPVTVYNRTYAKTEEFMATRAKGKNFLAAQTLEEFVQKLDRPRKILIMVKAGKPVDAVIDSLKPLLDEGDMIIDGGNSLYEDTERRTQDLEACKLGFVGMGVSGGEEGALNGPSLMPGGTPAAYQELESIVTKIAAQVDDGPCVTFIGKGGAGHYVKMVHNGIEYGDMQLIAEAYDLLKNAVGLTNPELHEVFKEWNETEELNSFLIEITRDIFTKIDPDTNQHVIDLIVDAAGQKGTGRWTVVTSLELGVSIPTITAAVNARIMSSYKEERVAASQELTGPSSAYDGDLKAFIPKIRDALYCSKICSYAQGMALLSKASQEFGYELNLSEISRIWKGGCIIRAGFLDKIKVAFKENPGLPNLLLAPEFKQTILDRQQAWREVLGLACQLGIPVPAFSASLDYFDSYRRATLPQNLTQAQRDFFGAHTYERIDKPRGEFFHSQWME